A single Bacillus sp. HMF5848 DNA region contains:
- the gpmI gene encoding 2,3-bisphosphoglycerate-independent phosphoglycerate mutase yields the protein MSKKPAALIILDGFALRDETFGNAVAHAKKPNFDRYWNQYPHATLQASGEAVGLPDGQMGNSEVGHLNIGAGRIVYQSLTRVNVAIREGEFEKNETFLKAMNHAKDKGTALHIFGLLSDGGVHSHIQHLFALLKLAKAQDVEKVYVHGFLDGRDVGPQTAKGYISELQEKMTELGVGEIATISGRYYSMDRDKRWERVEKAYRAMVYGEGPTYSNALECVEDSYGNSIHDEFVLPSVIVKEDGSPVATIKDEDAVIFYNFRPDRAIQISNTFTNEDFRSFDRGPNHPRNLEFVCLTHFSETVKGYVAFEPVNLDNTLGEVLSQNNLKQLRIAETEKYPHVTFFMSGGREEPFPGEERILIDSPKVATYDLKPEMSAYEVTEALLKEIEADKHDVILLNFANPDMVGHSGMLEPTIKAIETVDECLGKIVDAINAKGGVAIITADHGNSDEVTTPEGTPHTAHTTRPVPVIITEDGLSLREDGKLGDLAPTLLDLIEVEQPKEMTGKTLLNK from the coding sequence ATGAGTAAAAAACCTGCTGCATTAATCATCTTAGACGGTTTTGCATTACGCGATGAAACATTCGGGAATGCAGTTGCACATGCAAAAAAACCTAACTTTGATCGTTATTGGAACCAATATCCTCACGCTACTCTTCAAGCGAGTGGAGAGGCAGTTGGTCTTCCGGATGGACAAATGGGGAACTCTGAAGTTGGTCATTTAAACATCGGAGCTGGCCGCATTGTATATCAAAGCTTAACCCGTGTGAATGTTGCGATTCGTGAAGGTGAATTTGAAAAAAATGAAACTTTCCTAAAAGCAATGAATCATGCAAAAGACAAAGGCACTGCTTTACACATTTTCGGTTTACTATCTGATGGTGGTGTTCACAGCCATATTCAGCATTTATTTGCTCTGTTAAAGCTAGCAAAAGCACAAGATGTTGAAAAAGTATATGTTCACGGCTTTTTAGATGGACGTGATGTAGGACCTCAAACAGCAAAGGGATACATCTCCGAGCTACAAGAGAAAATGACTGAACTTGGTGTAGGAGAAATTGCTACCATTTCGGGTCGTTATTACTCTATGGACCGTGACAAACGTTGGGAACGTGTAGAAAAGGCATATCGTGCGATGGTATATGGCGAAGGCCCTACATATTCTAATGCATTAGAATGTGTAGAAGACTCTTACGGCAATAGTATCCATGATGAATTCGTTTTACCATCTGTCATTGTAAAAGAAGATGGTTCACCAGTCGCTACAATTAAGGACGAAGATGCTGTTATTTTTTATAACTTCCGTCCAGACAGAGCGATTCAAATTTCAAATACATTTACAAACGAAGATTTCCGTTCATTTGACCGCGGACCAAATCATCCGAGAAATCTTGAGTTTGTATGCTTAACACACTTTAGTGAGACGGTTAAAGGCTATGTAGCTTTTGAACCTGTGAACTTAGACAATACACTGGGCGAAGTGTTATCACAAAATAACCTTAAGCAATTGCGTATTGCAGAAACTGAAAAGTATCCCCACGTCACTTTCTTTATGAGTGGCGGACGTGAGGAGCCATTCCCTGGTGAAGAAAGAATTTTGATAGATTCACCAAAAGTGGCAACGTATGATTTAAAACCTGAAATGAGTGCTTACGAAGTGACGGAAGCTCTATTGAAGGAAATCGAAGCTGATAAACATGATGTAATTTTACTGAACTTTGCTAATCCTGATATGGTAGGGCACTCTGGTATGCTAGAGCCTACTATTAAAGCGATTGAAACTGTAGACGAATGCCTTGGCAAAATAGTTGATGCTATTAATGCAAAGGGTGGTGTTGCGATTATCACTGCAGACCACGGGAATTCTGATGAAGTGACGACTCCAGAAGGAACTCCACACACTGCTCATACAACACGCCCGGTTCCAGTGATTATTACGGAAGATGGTTTATCATTGCGTGAAGATGGAAAATTAGGTGATTTAGCACCAACCCTGCTTGATTTAATCGAAGTTGAGCAACCTAAAGAAATGACAGGAAAAACACTACTTAACAAATAA
- the tpiA gene encoding triose-phosphate isomerase: protein MRKPIIAGNWKMNKTLSEAVSFVQEVKNSVPSSDAVDSVVCAPALFLERLVSETKGTDVKIGAQNMHFEESGAFTGEISPIALSDLGVAYVILGHSERREMFAETDETVNKKTLAAFKHGLTPIVCCGETLEQREAGQTKELVGDQVAKGLEGLTEEQLKQVVIAYEPIWAIGTGKTSSAEDANEVCAHIRQVLAEKFSQDVAAAVRIQYGGSVKPGNIAEFMAQPDIDGALVGGASLEADSFLALVEAGK from the coding sequence ATGAGAAAACCAATCATTGCCGGTAACTGGAAAATGAACAAAACACTTTCTGAAGCTGTTAGCTTTGTTCAGGAAGTGAAAAATAGTGTACCTTCTTCAGATGCTGTTGATTCAGTAGTTTGTGCGCCAGCATTATTTTTGGAGCGTCTTGTTTCTGAAACAAAAGGAACAGATGTGAAAATCGGTGCGCAAAACATGCATTTTGAAGAAAGTGGTGCGTTTACTGGTGAAATCAGTCCAATAGCTCTTAGCGATCTGGGTGTAGCTTACGTAATTCTTGGTCACTCAGAGCGTCGCGAAATGTTTGCAGAAACTGACGAAACAGTAAATAAAAAGACACTTGCAGCATTCAAACATGGTTTGACGCCAATCGTTTGCTGCGGTGAAACGTTAGAGCAACGTGAAGCTGGTCAAACAAAAGAACTTGTTGGTGACCAAGTGGCAAAAGGTCTTGAAGGTTTAACAGAAGAACAACTTAAGCAAGTTGTGATTGCATACGAGCCAATCTGGGCAATCGGTACTGGTAAAACATCTTCTGCTGAAGATGCAAATGAAGTATGTGCGCATATTCGTCAAGTACTTGCTGAGAAATTTTCACAAGATGTGGCAGCTGCTGTTCGTATCCAATACGGTGGTAGCGTAAAACCAGGTAATATTGCTGAATTCATGGCACAGCCTGATATTGATGGTGCTTTAGTTGGTGGCGCAAGTCTTGAAGCTGACTCTTTCTTGGCTCTAGTGGAGGCAGGCAAATAA
- a CDS encoding phosphoglycerate kinase codes for MNKKSIRDIDVKGKRVFCRVDFNVPMQDGTVSDDTRIRAALPTIQHLMEQGAKVLLASHLGRPKGKVNEDMRLTAVAARLSELLGKSVVKTDEAFGPEVEAEIAKLAEGDVLLLENVRFYPGEEKNDPELAKQFAALADVYVNDAFGAAHRAHATTAGIAEHLPAVAGFLMEKELEVLGKALSNPERPFTAIIGGAKVKDKIGVIDNLLEKVDNLIIGGGLAYTFVKAQGHEIGQSLLEEDKIELAKEFMAKAKEKGVNFVMPVDAVVADAFSNEANKKVVNIDEIPADWQALDLGPKSVEIYADVIKSSKLVIWNGPMGVFEMESYANGTIGVAKALAEATDTYSVIGGGDSAAAVEKFNLADKMDHISTGGGASLEFMEGKVLPGVAALNDK; via the coding sequence ATGAATAAAAAATCTATTCGTGATATTGATGTAAAAGGTAAACGCGTATTTTGTCGTGTAGACTTTAACGTACCAATGCAAGATGGTACTGTTTCTGATGACACTCGTATTCGTGCCGCTTTACCAACAATTCAACATTTAATGGAGCAAGGTGCAAAAGTTTTATTAGCAAGCCATCTTGGTCGTCCAAAAGGTAAAGTTAACGAAGATATGAGATTAACAGCTGTTGCTGCACGCCTAAGTGAACTTTTAGGTAAATCTGTAGTAAAAACAGACGAAGCTTTTGGTCCAGAAGTAGAAGCGGAAATCGCTAAGCTTGCTGAAGGTGATGTTTTATTACTTGAAAACGTACGTTTCTATCCTGGTGAAGAGAAAAACGATCCAGAATTAGCAAAGCAATTCGCAGCGTTAGCTGATGTATATGTTAATGATGCATTTGGTGCAGCTCACCGTGCACATGCTACTACGGCAGGAATCGCTGAACACCTTCCAGCTGTGGCAGGCTTCTTAATGGAAAAAGAATTAGAAGTGCTTGGTAAAGCTTTATCAAATCCTGAACGTCCTTTCACAGCTATTATTGGTGGCGCAAAGGTTAAGGACAAAATCGGTGTAATTGATAACTTACTTGAAAAAGTAGACAACTTAATCATCGGTGGTGGCCTTGCTTATACGTTTGTAAAGGCACAAGGACATGAAATTGGTCAATCACTTTTAGAAGAAGACAAGATTGAATTAGCGAAAGAATTTATGGCAAAAGCAAAAGAAAAAGGTGTTAACTTCGTAATGCCTGTTGACGCAGTAGTAGCCGATGCTTTTTCTAACGAAGCTAATAAAAAAGTTGTTAATATAGATGAAATTCCTGCAGACTGGCAAGCGCTTGATCTTGGGCCTAAATCAGTAGAAATTTATGCAGATGTTATTAAAAGCTCTAAGTTAGTTATTTGGAATGGCCCAATGGGTGTATTCGAAATGGAATCTTACGCTAACGGTACAATTGGAGTCGCTAAAGCTTTAGCGGAAGCAACAGATACATACTCTGTCATTGGTGGGGGAGACTCTGCAGCAGCTGTTGAGAAGTTTAACCTAGCAGACAAAATGGATCACATTTCTACAGGTGGCGGTGCATCACTAGAGTTTATGGAAGGTAAGGTTCTTCCAGGTGTTGCAGCTTTAAATGACAAATAA
- the gap gene encoding type I glyceraldehyde-3-phosphate dehydrogenase yields the protein MAVKVGINGFGRIGRVVFRAALNNPNVDVVAVNDLTDANMLAHLLKYDSVHGTLDADVRAEGSNLVVNGKTIEVTAERDPAALKWGERGIEVVVESTGIFTKRADAAKHLEAGAKKVVISAPASEEDITIVMGVNHENYDAANHHVISNASCTTNCLAPFAKVMNDKFGIRRGMMTTVHSYTNDQQILDLPHKDYRRARAAAESIIPTTTGAAKAVSLVLPELKGKLNGGAMRVPTPNVSLVDLTAELDKDVTAEELNAAFKEAAEGDLKGILYYSEEPLVSRDYNGSPASSTIDALSTMVMEGNMVKVISWYDNESGYSHRVVDLVDYIAQKGL from the coding sequence ATGGCAGTTAAAGTTGGTATTAACGGGTTTGGCCGTATCGGTCGTGTTGTATTTCGTGCAGCATTAAACAATCCTAACGTAGATGTAGTAGCAGTAAACGATTTAACAGATGCAAACATGCTTGCACACCTTCTAAAGTATGATTCAGTACATGGTACATTAGATGCTGATGTTAGAGCAGAAGGTAGCAACCTAGTTGTTAACGGTAAGACAATTGAAGTTACAGCTGAGCGTGACCCAGCAGCATTAAAATGGGGTGAGCGTGGTATTGAAGTGGTTGTTGAATCAACTGGTATTTTCACAAAGCGTGCAGACGCAGCAAAACATTTAGAAGCAGGCGCTAAGAAAGTTGTTATTTCTGCTCCAGCATCTGAAGAAGATATCACAATCGTTATGGGTGTTAACCATGAGAACTACGATGCAGCAAACCATCATGTTATCTCAAACGCATCTTGTACAACTAACTGTTTAGCTCCTTTCGCTAAAGTTATGAACGATAAGTTCGGTATCCGTCGTGGTATGATGACAACTGTTCACTCATACACAAACGATCAACAAATCTTAGATTTACCACATAAAGATTACCGTCGTGCTCGTGCAGCTGCAGAGTCAATCATCCCAACAACTACAGGTGCTGCTAAAGCTGTATCTCTAGTATTACCAGAGTTAAAAGGGAAATTAAACGGTGGTGCAATGCGTGTTCCAACACCAAACGTATCATTAGTTGACTTAACTGCAGAGCTTGACAAAGATGTAACAGCAGAAGAATTAAACGCAGCATTCAAAGAAGCAGCTGAAGGTGACCTTAAAGGAATCCTTTACTACAGCGAAGAGCCATTAGTATCTCGTGACTACAATGGTAGCCCAGCATCTTCAACTATTGATGCTCTATCTACAATGGTTATGGAAGGCAACATGGTTAAAGTTATTTCTTGGTATGACAACGAAAGTGGTTATTCACACCGCGTAGTTGATCTTGTAGATTATATCGCTCAAAAAGGTCTTTAA
- a CDS encoding sugar-binding transcriptional regulator: MKAILDIQKKLLPDLLAVMQKRYQILQHIRLMQPIGRRTLATSLGISERVLRGEVEFLKSQHLLLVESAGMSLTGEGRHVLRELDDLMKEIMGIKQLEIRLKAMLQLKQVIVVPGNSDDSVLVKHEMGRACVALMKKLSPPSSIVSVTGGTTMAAVADKMTPDSNLKNLLFVPARGALGEIVEIQANTICAKMAEQANGQYKLLHVPDQLSNEAYQSIIQVPSVKDVLQLISDSTMIVHGIGEAFSMAERRKTADDVMKIIKDKQAVAEAFGYYFDESGKVVHKVQTIGIQLADLENIKYVIAIAGGASKAKAIRAYMKQAPDTYLITDEGAAKQLLAAM; the protein is encoded by the coding sequence ATGAAAGCTATCCTGGACATACAAAAAAAATTATTACCCGATTTACTAGCTGTTATGCAAAAACGGTATCAAATCCTACAGCATATCCGATTAATGCAACCTATTGGACGAAGGACATTAGCAACTAGTCTTGGTATTAGTGAGCGTGTGCTGCGAGGTGAAGTAGAATTTCTAAAAAGCCAACACTTGTTACTCGTTGAATCCGCTGGTATGAGTTTAACTGGAGAAGGTAGACATGTTTTACGAGAACTTGATGATTTAATGAAGGAAATAATGGGTATAAAACAACTAGAGATTAGACTTAAAGCGATGCTTCAGCTTAAGCAAGTAATTGTTGTACCCGGTAACAGTGATGACTCTGTTTTGGTCAAGCATGAGATGGGACGCGCTTGTGTGGCATTGATGAAAAAACTATCGCCACCGAGTAGTATTGTATCTGTAACAGGTGGCACTACGATGGCGGCTGTGGCTGATAAAATGACGCCAGATAGCAATTTGAAGAATTTACTATTTGTACCTGCAAGAGGCGCACTTGGTGAAATTGTCGAGATTCAAGCTAATACCATCTGTGCAAAAATGGCTGAACAAGCAAACGGACAATACAAGTTACTACATGTTCCAGATCAGCTTAGTAATGAGGCATATCAATCTATTATTCAGGTTCCATCTGTAAAGGATGTGCTTCAGTTAATTAGTGATTCCACAATGATCGTACATGGAATAGGTGAAGCTTTCTCAATGGCCGAACGAAGAAAAACAGCTGATGATGTTATGAAGATAATCAAAGACAAACAAGCTGTTGCAGAAGCGTTTGGTTACTATTTTGACGAAAGTGGTAAAGTTGTCCATAAAGTTCAAACAATAGGTATACAGTTAGCAGATTTAGAAAACATTAAATATGTAATAGCTATTGCCGGGGGAGCGTCCAAAGCAAAAGCAATCCGTGCATATATGAAGCAAGCTCCAGACACATACCTCATTACTGATGAAGGAGCTGCCAAACAGCTATTAGCAGCAATGTAA
- a CDS encoding glutaredoxin family protein, with product MYSKENCSLCDKAKAILEDLQTEFSFDIEEIDIYKDDHLLELYQIKIPVIVMDGEEIEFGIIHKDVIRKRFLK from the coding sequence ATGTATTCAAAAGAAAATTGCTCCTTATGTGACAAAGCAAAAGCGATTCTTGAAGATTTACAGACGGAATTTTCTTTTGATATTGAAGAAATTGATATTTATAAAGATGACCATTTGTTAGAGCTTTATCAAATAAAAATCCCTGTCATTGTAATGGATGGAGAAGAGATTGAGTTTGGGATTATTCACAAAGATGTCATACGTAAGCGTTTTCTTAAATAG
- the rpoN gene encoding RNA polymerase factor sigma-54: protein MKAGLVQQQSQTMRLTKELTQAIEILQYTAGELQEFLKKQALENPLMDVKDYKIYNRKTSSNWESYVTKPQSLYDELRQQLYDLHINDVCKEIVEYLIEELDRDGYLRTSEKQLCKRLRVNEEELGKAIVTLQSFEPAGVGARTLNECLMLQLQRKQLLVPTLKELLTTYFDLYVKKQWHELSKRLNIELSVIQNIHDVIKKLDPRPGLQFETASPYIIPDLYIEKAEDGLHVTLNDMLTPRITLNKELYEQYKQVEDTHTRQFVSTCVKRYRWLTYSLQQRHEMMVSVMLEILQQQPYFIDEGFERLKPLTMSMVANKLGVHESTISRTVRGKYVQTPFGTIELRKFFSNAVPGLRDDVSSQQVKHLLTQLIEKENKQKPMSDANLVKELKNRYDITVSRRTIAKYRDSLRIPAAYMRRQF, encoded by the coding sequence TTGAAGGCTGGACTTGTACAACAACAATCACAAACAATGCGGCTAACGAAGGAGCTAACCCAGGCAATAGAGATTTTGCAATATACAGCTGGTGAACTTCAAGAATTTTTAAAAAAACAGGCTTTGGAAAACCCACTAATGGACGTGAAGGATTACAAAATATATAATCGGAAAACATCTTCGAACTGGGAGTCTTACGTGACGAAGCCACAATCATTATATGACGAACTGCGTCAACAACTATATGACTTGCATATCAATGACGTCTGTAAAGAGATCGTGGAGTATTTAATTGAAGAGTTGGACCGAGATGGATATTTACGAACAAGCGAAAAACAATTATGTAAGCGTTTGCGAGTTAATGAAGAGGAATTAGGTAAGGCTATTGTTACTTTGCAAAGCTTTGAGCCAGCAGGTGTAGGAGCTAGAACATTAAATGAGTGCTTAATGCTGCAGCTACAAAGAAAACAATTGTTAGTTCCTACGCTGAAGGAGCTTTTAACAACATATTTTGACTTATATGTAAAAAAACAATGGCATGAGCTTTCTAAGCGATTAAACATTGAATTAAGTGTTATTCAAAATATTCATGATGTCATTAAAAAGTTAGATCCAAGGCCGGGTCTGCAATTTGAAACGGCATCCCCTTATATTATACCTGACTTGTATATTGAAAAAGCAGAAGATGGTCTACATGTCACTTTGAATGATATGCTAACACCCCGAATTACTTTGAATAAAGAGCTATACGAGCAATATAAACAAGTAGAGGATACTCATACGAGGCAATTTGTTTCAACTTGTGTAAAGCGCTATCGTTGGTTAACGTACAGTTTACAACAGCGACATGAAATGATGGTCTCGGTTATGCTTGAAATTTTACAGCAACAGCCCTATTTTATTGATGAAGGATTTGAGAGGTTAAAACCTCTTACAATGAGTATGGTTGCAAATAAACTAGGAGTCCACGAGTCTACAATTAGTAGAACTGTAAGAGGAAAGTATGTGCAAACGCCATTTGGCACTATAGAATTAAGAAAATTTTTCTCAAACGCTGTTCCAGGACTTAGAGACGACGTATCATCACAGCAGGTTAAACATTTATTAACACAACTGATCGAAAAAGAAAATAAACAAAAGCCAATGTCCGACGCTAATCTTGTTAAAGAGTTAAAGAACCGATATGATATAACTGTTTCTAGGCGTACGATTGCCAAATATCGTGATTCTTTACGTATACCAGCAGCGTATATGAGAAGACAATTTTAA
- the hpaB gene encoding 4-hydroxyphenylacetate 3-monooxygenase, oxygenase component has translation MPAKDGAAFLERLKKLQSEIWFDGTQITGDICEHSAFKGVIQSKAKLFDLQVSKENIELMTYTSPLTGDRVGSSYLRPTSKEDLEKRRLTTQKWAKTSAGMLGRSPDYMNTGIMALAAAADVFQDTHCRGDNLKKFYEHVRENDLTLAHTFVTPQVNRSLLYYEDNDVPISARVVKETEEGLIIKGARLLVTQGGITDELLVLPVGGNNIEEAYLFAFSIPSNTKNLKFICRESFAYRSSNFDHPLGSRFEEMDAIVVFDNVLVPWERVFLYKDYSIAYSFQQETHITTFLLHQTVARQVIKIEFILGAAQLIIESINISGYQHVQDKLCEIISGLETLKALLISSELSARQDNRGTMIPDANPLLVAVTTFSQLYPRCIEILQMLGASGLISIPTEENFSSDITPHLEQYLQGASCNAHERTKIFRLAWDACMSAFGGRQVLYERFFFGDPVRLRAGIYNNYNKDKAVELAKSFLN, from the coding sequence GTGCCAGCTAAAGATGGAGCAGCCTTTTTAGAAAGGTTGAAGAAGCTGCAATCAGAAATATGGTTTGATGGAACGCAAATAACAGGGGATATTTGTGAGCACTCAGCTTTTAAAGGGGTTATTCAAAGCAAAGCAAAATTGTTTGATTTACAGGTTAGTAAAGAGAACATTGAATTAATGACATATACATCTCCGTTAACGGGCGATAGAGTGGGTAGCTCTTATTTGCGTCCTACATCTAAAGAGGATTTAGAAAAAAGAAGATTAACAACCCAGAAATGGGCCAAAACATCAGCGGGAATGTTAGGACGTTCACCAGATTACATGAATACAGGGATAATGGCTTTAGCCGCCGCAGCAGATGTATTTCAGGATACACACTGTAGAGGGGACAACTTAAAAAAGTTTTACGAGCATGTGAGAGAAAATGATTTAACACTAGCACACACTTTTGTGACACCCCAGGTGAATCGATCTCTACTATATTACGAAGATAACGATGTACCTATATCAGCACGTGTTGTAAAGGAGACAGAAGAAGGTCTTATTATTAAAGGAGCAAGACTATTAGTCACACAAGGTGGTATCACAGACGAATTACTTGTGTTACCTGTAGGAGGTAATAATATTGAGGAAGCGTACTTGTTTGCCTTTTCTATACCGAGTAATACGAAAAACTTAAAATTTATTTGTCGTGAATCGTTTGCTTACCGTTCTTCAAACTTTGATCATCCTTTAGGATCACGTTTTGAAGAGATGGATGCTATTGTTGTTTTTGATAATGTCCTCGTACCTTGGGAACGTGTATTTTTATATAAGGACTACAGCATAGCATATAGTTTTCAACAGGAAACACATATAACAACTTTTTTACTTCATCAAACAGTAGCAAGGCAAGTTATAAAAATAGAATTTATTTTAGGAGCTGCGCAATTAATTATAGAATCGATTAATATTAGTGGATATCAACATGTGCAAGACAAACTTTGTGAAATCATTTCAGGGTTAGAGACATTAAAAGCACTTCTCATTAGCTCAGAGCTTTCAGCAAGGCAGGATAATAGAGGAACAATGATACCAGATGCCAATCCTCTGTTAGTTGCCGTAACTACCTTTTCACAGCTATATCCTCGATGCATAGAGATACTTCAAATGTTAGGCGCTAGTGGGTTAATATCAATTCCTACTGAAGAAAACTTCTCATCAGATATTACTCCTCATTTAGAACAGTACTTACAAGGAGCTTCCTGTAATGCACATGAGCGAACAAAGATTTTTAGATTAGCATGGGATGCTTGTATGAGTGCTTTTGGAGGTCGACAAGTATTATATGAAAGATTTTTCTTCGGAGACCCTGTAAGGCTAAGGGCAGGTATTTACAATAACTATAATAAAGACAAAGCAGTGGAATTGGCAAAATCATTTCTAAACTAG
- a CDS encoding ABC transporter permease, which translates to MIRRIMFFMRKDITNALRDNIIIYGTLFPILLAFIMGFFIPNVQNMKLTVAVADNVDQVIVEGLQQYANVELYEGREEVLARVERPDDLAGIVQENGEYVILLEGNEGKDAGDIAETLLSMIVSDQPQANYEFVSLEKTNSSLIEVSGGLLLLTSILIGGYIIGFNMVHEKETKAVRALSLTPLKTSEFLWAHTLLCLVFSVVLGVIASFILVKGGVNYWEVLVSLIATTGIGMILGFVIGAFADNLISAIAVVKFEMLVFVGVPIASIFTPERFQILYYPFPNYWAFQSYINIFNGGNQPVGFWMSTLLAFLLSSILLVLFIPTMKKRLSLR; encoded by the coding sequence ATGATACGACGAATTATGTTTTTTATGCGTAAGGATATTACGAATGCTCTTCGGGACAATATTATTATATATGGCACACTGTTTCCTATATTACTAGCGTTCATCATGGGATTTTTCATTCCTAACGTACAAAACATGAAGCTTACAGTAGCAGTAGCAGATAATGTGGATCAAGTAATTGTCGAAGGACTTCAACAGTATGCAAATGTGGAATTGTATGAAGGTCGAGAGGAAGTCTTAGCGAGAGTAGAACGTCCTGATGATTTAGCAGGGATTGTGCAAGAAAATGGAGAGTATGTGATACTGCTGGAGGGGAATGAAGGCAAAGACGCAGGTGATATTGCGGAAACGTTGTTAAGTATGATTGTTTCTGACCAACCTCAGGCAAATTATGAATTTGTAAGCCTTGAAAAAACAAACTCTAGCTTAATAGAAGTATCTGGGGGCCTGCTTTTATTAACATCTATTTTAATAGGTGGATACATTATAGGATTTAATATGGTTCATGAAAAAGAAACAAAAGCAGTGCGAGCATTATCGTTAACACCATTGAAAACAAGTGAGTTTTTATGGGCCCATACATTACTATGCTTGGTTTTCAGTGTAGTACTAGGTGTGATTGCTAGCTTTATACTCGTAAAAGGCGGGGTGAATTATTGGGAAGTTCTTGTTAGTCTTATTGCAACGACAGGAATAGGTATGATCTTAGGGTTTGTGATTGGAGCATTTGCAGATAATTTAATTTCTGCGATTGCGGTAGTCAAATTTGAAATGCTCGTATTTGTAGGGGTACCCATTGCATCCATCTTTACACCGGAGCGCTTTCAAATACTGTACTATCCGTTTCCGAATTACTGGGCATTTCAATCGTACATTAATATATTTAATGGGGGAAATCAGCCGGTTGGCTTTTGGATGTCCACGCTATTAGCGTTCTTACTAAGCTCAATCTTACTTGTACTTTTCATACCTACAATGAAAAAACGATTGTCACTTCGGTAA
- a CDS encoding ABC transporter permease, with product MRFSNLLKQDFTVAFRNYFHLVILVLVVLFAGFINFAIPKEVKLTPTEYIADQTEGRALESFLREEGVEDKRFYSSYEELETAVYKNDNSLGIYVEGTLDAPTVKIVHQGTESQEILNLLAATVENTFDTIRGYERESNSTISYIRPQAEPIAFNKNIVPIMVMTEAVMLGFLLISVMVFQEKEEGSVRAYRVSPGRTIDYIMSKAVVNVALGLVYGVLLVATTIGFEANYIFLITIISLACFFITMLGLLVSVFFKNLQEFLFVGVFIMAVLGFPVASYLSPSFAPVWLTWLPSYDVLFGLREALFSTGKSLMGLHITLLVESIVCFALAYWAVQHKLMKEGR from the coding sequence ATGCGTTTTAGTAATCTACTTAAACAAGATTTTACAGTTGCGTTTCGGAATTACTTTCATCTCGTTATCCTTGTGTTAGTTGTCCTGTTTGCGGGATTTATAAATTTTGCTATCCCGAAAGAAGTCAAACTCACGCCAACCGAGTATATCGCTGATCAAACAGAGGGGCGTGCTTTAGAATCTTTTTTACGAGAAGAAGGTGTCGAGGATAAGAGGTTTTACTCGTCTTATGAAGAGCTTGAAACGGCTGTTTATAAAAATGACAACAGCCTCGGTATATATGTAGAGGGAACATTGGATGCACCGACTGTTAAAATCGTACATCAAGGTACAGAGTCGCAGGAGATTTTAAATTTACTTGCTGCGACTGTGGAGAATACATTTGATACAATTCGTGGCTACGAGCGCGAATCAAATAGTACGATTTCATATATTCGTCCACAAGCTGAGCCAATAGCATTTAACAAAAATATTGTACCTATTATGGTGATGACAGAGGCTGTTATGTTAGGTTTTTTATTAATTTCGGTTATGGTGTTTCAGGAAAAAGAAGAAGGAAGCGTACGTGCATATCGTGTAAGTCCTGGTAGAACGATCGACTATATCATGTCTAAAGCAGTGGTAAACGTAGCGCTTGGACTTGTGTACGGGGTACTTCTTGTAGCGACGACAATTGGCTTTGAAGCAAACTATATATTTTTAATAACGATTATTAGCTTGGCTTGCTTTTTCATTACCATGTTAGGCTTACTTGTTAGTGTGTTCTTTAAAAATCTACAAGAATTTCTATTTGTAGGAGTGTTTATAATGGCGGTGTTAGGGTTTCCAGTTGCAAGCTATTTAAGCCCATCATTTGCTCCAGTATGGCTTACGTGGCTGCCGTCATATGACGTACTGTTCGGATTAAGAGAAGCACTATTTTCAACGGGGAAAAGCTTAATGGGATTGCACATAACATTGCTGGTGGAAAGCATCGTCTGTTTTGCGCTAGCTTATTGGGCCGTTCAGCATAAGCTTATGAAGGAGGGACGCTAG